The following proteins are co-located in the Scomber scombrus chromosome 2, fScoSco1.1, whole genome shotgun sequence genome:
- the LOC133996769 gene encoding ecto-ADP-ribosyltransferase 5-like, giving the protein MAMMTVWMAILMTYGASLGIAKVVYFPLDLAQNAVDDMYTGCQDKMEKKVKNEYLMNEKNKDKNFTLAWVEAEKYFNKKWKGKKRPSTALGKEQIMAIYIYTLDKPKIYMDFNDAVRTQKSKYKTTFRYHTLHFFLTNAIQTLNARKPQAERCLTGFRRVKTHFSQDVLNKGIRFGSFTSSSMGWYPSADRFGDKTCFEILTCYGADISLYSKLGESEREALIPPYEVFKVTKIEKRSDWKSLPCEVVYKVKSIGKTLSNLNCALF; this is encoded by the exons ATGGCAATGATGACAGTTTGGATGGCAATTCTAATGACTTATGGAGCTTCTTTAGGAATTGCAAAGGTAGTTTACT TTCCACTGGATCTGGCTCAGAATGCTGTTGATGATATGTACACTGGTTGCCAAGacaagatggagaaaaaagtgAAGAATGAATATCTGatgaatgagaaaaacaaagacaagaatTTTACACTGGCCTGGGTTGAAGCAGAGAAATACTTTAACAAAAAATGGAAGGGTAAAAAGCGACCTTCTACTGCACTGGGGAAAGAACAAATCATggctatttatatttatacccTTGACAAACCAAAAATCTATATGGATTTCAATGATGCAGTGCGGACCCAGAAATCTAAGTACAAGACTACATTTAGGTATCACACACTTCACTTTTTCCTGACTAACGCCATTCAAACTCTCAACGCTCgcaaacctcaagcagaacgaTGCCTGACTGGCTTCCGCAGAGTCAAAACCCACTTCAGCCAAGATGTTTTAAACAAGGGGATTCGCTTTGGCTCTTTTACCTCCAGTTCAATGGGCTGGTATCCCAGTGCTGATAGATTTGGAGACAAAACATGCTTTGAGATTCTCACATGTTATGGAGCAGACATCTCACTGTACTCTAAGCTTGGAGAATCGGAAAGGGAGGCCTTAATTCCTCCTTATGAAGTCTTTAAAGTGACAAAGATAGAGAAGAGATCTGACTGGAAGAGTCTTCCATGTGAGGTGGTCTATAAAGTGAAGAGTATAGGAAAAACTCTGTCCAATTTGAATTGTGCTCTTTTCTAA